One Triticum dicoccoides isolate Atlit2015 ecotype Zavitan chromosome 5B, WEW_v2.0, whole genome shotgun sequence genomic window carries:
- the LOC119309098 gene encoding uncharacterized protein LOC119309098, with amino-acid sequence MQHQHHGQDVPPPKISTWCDIPSTLTMVDRRRVFAVAAATLCLVFAHGVAAARPLEEHRFAGVAPAAAAADMVMDVSAASPDGSATWERGDEALRAGKWLPLPLPTALTGGLRFPGVFQFPAATVGPSMPWMAGAPPALAGPGMPALVPPYVGVTRQEQLSVWASLFNPFRVRPRVPAQPSSVPAEPRVPAVASAGLDRTTTVDQPAAGAQIGEPKWGVFLGSATPNNNG; translated from the coding sequence ATGCAGCACCAGCACCACGGCCAAGACGTGCCACCGCCGAAGATATCGACGTGGTGTGACATACCATCGACCCTCACGATGGTCGACCGCCGCCGCGTCTTCGCTGTGGCCGCCGCGACGCTCTGCCTCGTCTTCGCGCACGGCGTGGCCGCGGCGCGGCCGCTGGAGGAGCACCGCTTTGCCGGAGTggcaccggcggcggcggctgcggataTGGTGATGGACGTGTCCGCGGCGTCGCCGGATGGATCTGCCACGTGGGAGCGCGGGGACGAGGCCCTCCGCGCCGGGAAGTGGCTGCCCCTGCCGCTGCCGACCGCTCTGACCGGCGGCCTGCGGTTCCCGGGGGTGTTCCAGTTCCCTGCGGCGACCGTGGGCCCGTCCATGCCGTGGATGGCCGGCGCGCCGCCCGCGCTCGCCGGGCCGGGGATGCCGGCGCTCGTGCCGCCGTACGTCGGCGTGACCCGACAGGAGCAGCTCAGCGTGTGGGCCTCGCTGTTCAACCCGTTCCGTGTCAGGCCGAGGGTGCCGGCCCAGCCGTCGTCGGTGCCGGCGGAGCCCAGGGTCCCCGCCGTCGCTAGCGCAGGGCTCGAcaggacgacgacggtggaccagcCGGCCGCCGGCGCGCAGATCGGCGAGCCCAAGTGGGGCGTCTTCTTGGGATCCGCTACTCCAAACAACAACGGATAG
- the LOC119307421 gene encoding WD repeat-containing protein 75-like, producing the protein MITGGQSYVSAPPAFSADGRFLLVCSGRSVSVFSTSTGMLVSELEGHEGDVTAVVIVPPQSNAAAAAKLATHCWTAGLDGFLIYWDFATAELVRKVKVDAPVHSMVIPNISKKLKVTEVYFPFAFVSVEALSNKAIQDKAKGKPVTKKKELWGQLRIYDLWKGCQVGSELAQTRKPEKIVVSCSGEFLGIANKRHLYIWSIPTKDFNYANIRKIKLGHTKELSTLAFHPSERIVAGGDATGRILIWRGFGKAKFSGTHGAKSQVDEERDGVRGKDDAGTCTTWHWHSSGVNFLKFSSDGAYLLSGGMEGVIVVWQLDTGKRRYKPRLGSPLLFFVDSPDSSISCVSCTNNQVHLLNMPNMEVLKTVSGIKLRIASADLSRRDVCGFDSTNGLVAIPTQDYCIQFYNLFENTEVSEVQVCERNFQPVDDITMYISLVSLSIGGNLMCTVEVKLPEEELGGLVTLKFWNQGSRAGQFHLSTVIYEPHSDAGISAVAFHPGKNMAVSSSFGCNFKVWVQSLSLQSSDGKSQSGWRCQSVGSYKKKPMTAAAFSGDGSVLAVAAESVITLWDPDNNALVGVIAEALSPITKLSFAGDSAYLMSLSQSSKPQVAVWNVSNLSMQWSYTLFAEAACCSSSKSEFAVLSLLSCPEGGAPAEQDGIILIFDAENSKPVSSWSVKKAKGGSIAFVKNDLSLDANTDDTRDGEASLLVYLNGLHEYVIFDPRNNEEQQISQNTRKNIQADEPAPIGYASIYGELPKLELKKEVSDIPFIPSGRPWETIFTGSSHALPPLTKLCSVFLSSLLEKRPVTDE; encoded by the exons atgatcACCGGCGGCCAGAGCTACGTCTCGGCGCCGCCGGCCTTCTCCGCCGACGGCCGCTTCCTCCTCGTCTGCTCCGGCCGCTCCGTCTCCGTCTTCAGCACCTCCACCGGCATGCTG GTGTCGGAGCTGGAGGGGCACGAGGGGGACGTCACCGCCGTCGTGATTGTGCCGCCGCAGAGCAACGCCGCGGCGGCCGCCAAGCTCGCGACCCACTGCTGGACGGCGGGGCTCGACGGTTTCCTCATCTACTGGGACTTCGCCACCGCCGAGCTGGTGCGGAAGGTCAAAGTCGACGCCCCAGTCCACTCCATG GTGATTCCCAACATAAGCAAAAAATTGAAAGTGACCGAGGTGTATTTTCCTTTCGCATTCGTCTCTGTGGAAGCTTTGAGCAACAAGGCTATTCAAGATAAGGCAAAGGGCAAGCCAGTAACTAAAAAGAAGGAATTGTGGGGGCAGCTGAGGATTTATGACTTGTGGAAAGGGTGCCAAGTGGGTTCTGAACTGGCTCAG ACACGGAAGCCAGAAAAGATTGTCGTGAGTTGTTCTGGAGAATTTTTGGGCATTGCAAATAAGAGACATCTCTATATATGGAGCATACCTACCAAAGATTTCAACTATGCCAATATAAGGAAAATAAAGCTTGGTCACACAAAAGAGTTGAGCACCCTGGCCTTCCATCCAAGCGAGAGAATCGTTGCTGGTGGTGATGCAACAGGGAGGATCTTAATCTGGAGAGGTTTTGGAAAGGCCAAGTTTTCTGGAACACATGGTGCAAAGTCTCAAGTTGATGAGGAAAGGGATGGTGTAAGGGGTAAAGATGATGCGGGTACTTGCACTACATGGCACTGGCATTCTAGCGGAGTGAACTTTCTCAAATTTTCTTCCGATGGAGCTTACTTGCTCTCAG GTGGTATGGAGGGGGTTATTGTTGTATGGCAACTAGATACTGGAAAGAGAAGGTATAAGCCACGTCTAGGATCTCCTCTTCTGTTCTTTGTAGATTCTCCAGACTCTTCCATTTCCTGT GTGTCATGTACAAATAACCAAGTTCATCTTCTAAACATGCCTAACATGGAGGTCCTGAAAACCGTTTCTGGAATTAAG CTGCGTATTGCTTCCGCGGACTTGAGTCGACGAGATGTATGTGGATTTGATTCCACTAATGGCCTTGTTGCTATACCAACACAAGATTACTGCATACAATTCTACAATTTGTTCGAGAACACTGAGGTTTCAGAG GTGCAAGTGTGTGAGAggaactttcagcctgttgacgataTTACG ATGTACATTTCTTTAGTTTCATTGTCCATTGGTGGCAATTTAATGTGCACTGTGGAGGTCAAGCTTCCTGAAGAAGAATTAGGTGGCCTTGTTACACTGAAATTTTGGAACCAAGGGTCTCGTGCTGGACAATTTCATCTCTCCACTGTCATTTATGAGCCTCACAG TGACGCTGGGATTTCCGCCGTTGCTTTCCATCCAGGAAAAAACATGGCCGTGAGTTCTTCGTTTGGTTGCAACTTCAAG GTGTGGGTTCAAAGTTTGTCTTTACAATCAAGTGACGGAAAAAGTCAATCTGGTTGGAGATGCCAATCAGTTGGCTCATACAA GAAGAAACCGATGACAGCTGCAGCCTTCTCAGGTGATGGATCTGTTCTTGCGGTTGCAGCTGAGAGCGTCATTACACTCTGGGACCCTGATAATAATGCACTCGTTGGCGTGATTGCAGAAGCACTATCG CCCATTACAAAACTTTCTTTCGCTGGGGATTCGGCTTATTTGATGTCTCTATCTCAGAGTTCAAAACCACAGGTTGCTGTGTGGAATGTGTCAAATCTTTCCATGCAATGGTCTTACACCCTTTTCGCAGAAG CTGCATGTTGTTCGTCAAGTAAGAGTGAATTTGCGGTTCTTTCTCTTCTAAGCTGTCCTGAAGGAGGAGCACCAGCAGAGCAAGATGGGATAATACTGATTTTCGATGCAGAAAATTCAAAACCCGTTTCATCCTGGTCTGTAAAGAAG GCAAAAGGGGGTAGCATTGCTTTTGTGAAGAATGACCTCTCTTTGGATGCAAACACTGATGACACAAGAGATGGAGAGGCTTCATTGCTGGTTTACTTAAATGGTTTACATGAATATGTTATCTTTGATCCCCGCAACAACGAGGAGCAACAAATCAGCCAGAACACACGGAAAAACATTCAAGCTGATGAACCTG CACCAATCGGTTATGCTTCTATTTATGGAGAACTTCCAAAACTGGAACTGAAGAAAGAGGTTTCGGATATCCCATTTATCCCATCAGGCAGACCCTGGGAAACTATATTCACTGGATCATCTCACGCTCTCCCGCCTCTCACGAAACTGTGTTCTGTTTTCTTGTCATCATTGCTGGAGAAGAGACCAGTGACAGACGAGTGA